The following proteins come from a genomic window of Yinghuangia sp. ASG 101:
- a CDS encoding SDR family NAD(P)-dependent oxidoreductase, with amino-acid sequence MLRTALDLSGRVAVVTGAASGIGRGSCEVLAELGAAVVCADIDHPGAEATAALIGAAGGRAVAAEVDTASAASVDALVARVAADFGRLDVMANIAGIMHTSTVVDTTDEDLDRVLAVNFKGAFHGCRAAARVMVPQGSGSIVNMASSAIDTAAPGLLCYGAAKAAMIQLTKTLATEVGPHGVRVNAVAPGWTVTGMTGRHWTAEDGTEDPERKAATTAPMARLSPLRRVGEPLDVAYAVAYLASDAAAFTTGQILRPNGGATMPW; translated from the coding sequence GTGCTGCGTACCGCCCTCGATCTGTCCGGCCGCGTGGCCGTCGTCACCGGTGCCGCGAGCGGCATCGGCCGCGGCAGCTGCGAAGTCCTCGCCGAACTCGGCGCGGCCGTCGTCTGCGCCGACATCGATCATCCGGGAGCCGAGGCCACCGCCGCGCTCATCGGCGCTGCCGGGGGCCGTGCCGTCGCGGCCGAGGTCGACACGGCGTCGGCGGCGTCCGTCGACGCCCTCGTCGCCCGGGTCGCCGCCGACTTCGGGCGCCTGGACGTGATGGCCAACATCGCCGGCATCATGCACACCAGCACCGTCGTCGACACGACCGACGAAGACCTGGACCGCGTCCTCGCCGTCAACTTCAAGGGCGCGTTCCACGGCTGCCGCGCCGCCGCCCGCGTGATGGTCCCGCAGGGCTCCGGCAGCATCGTCAACATGGCCTCCAGCGCGATCGACACCGCCGCCCCCGGCCTGCTGTGCTACGGCGCCGCCAAGGCCGCGATGATCCAGCTCACCAAGACCCTCGCCACCGAGGTCGGACCGCACGGCGTCCGCGTCAACGCGGTGGCTCCCGGCTGGACCGTCACGGGCATGACCGGACGGCACTGGACGGCCGAGGACGGCACCGAGGACCCCGAGCGCAAGGCCGCGACCACCGCGCCGATGGCGAGGCTGTCGCCGCTGCGGCGCGTCGGCGAGCCGCTGGACGTCGCCTACGCGGTCGCCTACCTGGCGTCCGACGCCGCCGCGTTCACGACAGGGCAGATCCTGCGCCCCAACGGCGGCGCGACGATGCCGTGGTGA
- a CDS encoding DNA-formamidopyrimidine glycosylase family protein, protein MPEGDTVFQTATRLRGALAGRVLTRTDFRVPRHATADWSGRTVLGVVSRGKHLLLRVDGGLTLHTRLGMPGAWRIRRASGRDAARPGSLGRDQVRVVLANDAYTALGMRLPVVELLGTADEERAVGHLGPDLLGPDWDADEAARRLAAQPARPIGEALLDQRNLAGVGNVYRAELCFLGGVSPFARVDAAGDLRSLADLAHRALSANREHIGHVTTGDPRPGRENWVYGRAGRPCRRCGTPIRRTEAGEPKRVVFWCPACQPAADDGR, encoded by the coding sequence ATGCCCGAAGGTGACACGGTGTTCCAGACCGCGACCCGGCTGCGCGGCGCGCTCGCCGGCCGGGTGCTGACGCGGACCGACTTCCGGGTGCCGCGCCACGCGACCGCGGACTGGTCCGGCCGTACGGTGCTCGGCGTCGTCTCGCGGGGCAAACACCTGCTGCTGCGCGTCGACGGGGGCCTGACGCTGCACACGCGCCTGGGCATGCCCGGAGCGTGGCGGATCCGCCGCGCATCGGGCCGCGACGCCGCGCGTCCCGGGTCCCTCGGGCGCGACCAGGTGCGCGTGGTCCTGGCCAACGACGCCTACACGGCGCTGGGCATGCGCCTGCCGGTCGTCGAGTTGCTGGGGACCGCCGACGAGGAGCGCGCGGTCGGCCATCTGGGACCCGACCTGCTCGGCCCGGACTGGGACGCGGACGAAGCGGCCCGGCGGCTGGCCGCGCAGCCGGCCCGGCCGATCGGCGAGGCCCTGCTCGACCAGCGCAACCTCGCGGGCGTCGGCAACGTGTACCGCGCCGAGCTGTGCTTCCTCGGCGGGGTGTCGCCGTTCGCGCGCGTCGACGCGGCGGGCGACCTGCGCTCGCTGGCGGACCTCGCGCACCGCGCGCTGTCCGCCAACCGCGAGCACATCGGCCACGTCACCACCGGGGATCCGCGCCCGGGGCGGGAGAACTGGGTGTACGGCCGCGCGGGACGCCCGTGCCGCCGCTGCGGGACGCCGATCCGCAGGACCGAGGCCGGCGAGCCGAAGCGTGTCGTGTTCTGGTGCCCGGCGTGCCAGCCGGCGGCGGACGACGGCCGGTGA
- the rimO gene encoding 30S ribosomal protein S12 methylthiotransferase RimO, whose protein sequence is MPAPRTASEERSVDHAAAAGPTTAGAGRTVALVTLGCARNEVDSEELAGRLEADGWRLTEDAADAAVVLVNTCGFVESAKKDSIDTVLEAADLKKEGGPTQAVVAVGCMAERYGGELAGALPEADAVLGFDDYEDIAGRLRAILAGEKHTSHVPRDRRKLLPLSPVERQAAAGAVPGHGAAARASSPDDLPSGVAPASGPRTLRKRLGGGPVASVKLASGCDRRCSFCAIPSFRGSFLSRRPTDVVDEVRWLAGEGVREIVLVSENSTSYGKDLGDLRLLEALLPELAAVDGIERVRVNYLQPAEMRPDLIGVLTGTDRVVPYFDLSFQHAAEPVLRRMRRFGSRGAFIDLLDRIRAEAPEAGARSNFIVGFPGETEEDLDELTRFLTEARLDAIGVFGYSDEEGTEAAGYDGKLPDEEVARRLDRVSRLAEELTAQRAEERVGSEVTVLVEEIVGVDDDGLVTAEGRAAHQAPEIDGLTVLHGRDLAVGTFVRARVVGSEGVDLYAEELEASVPGPVAGARDRTAAASSGPAR, encoded by the coding sequence ATGCCCGCCCCCCGTACCGCCTCCGAAGAGCGTTCCGTCGACCACGCCGCCGCAGCAGGCCCCACCACCGCCGGCGCCGGACGGACGGTGGCGTTGGTCACGCTCGGCTGCGCCCGCAACGAGGTCGACTCCGAGGAGTTGGCCGGGCGCCTCGAAGCCGACGGCTGGCGGCTGACCGAGGACGCCGCCGACGCGGCCGTGGTCCTGGTCAACACCTGCGGATTCGTGGAGTCCGCGAAGAAGGACTCCATCGACACCGTGCTCGAAGCCGCCGACCTCAAGAAGGAAGGCGGCCCCACACAGGCCGTCGTCGCGGTCGGCTGCATGGCCGAGCGCTACGGGGGCGAACTCGCGGGCGCGCTGCCCGAGGCCGACGCCGTGCTCGGCTTCGACGACTACGAGGACATCGCCGGACGCCTCCGCGCGATCCTCGCGGGGGAGAAGCACACCTCGCACGTGCCGCGCGACCGCAGGAAGCTGCTCCCGCTCAGCCCCGTCGAACGCCAGGCCGCTGCCGGTGCGGTGCCCGGCCACGGAGCCGCCGCCCGCGCGTCGTCACCCGACGACCTGCCCTCGGGCGTCGCCCCGGCCTCCGGGCCGCGGACGCTCCGCAAGCGTCTCGGCGGCGGGCCGGTGGCGTCCGTCAAGCTCGCGTCCGGATGCGACCGGCGGTGCTCGTTCTGCGCGATCCCGTCGTTCCGCGGCTCGTTCCTCTCCCGCCGCCCGACCGACGTCGTCGACGAGGTCCGCTGGCTCGCCGGCGAGGGAGTCCGCGAGATCGTGCTGGTGAGCGAGAACTCCACGTCGTACGGCAAGGACCTCGGCGACCTGCGCCTGCTTGAGGCCCTGCTGCCCGAGCTGGCGGCCGTCGACGGCATCGAGCGCGTGCGGGTCAACTACCTGCAGCCCGCCGAGATGCGCCCCGACCTGATCGGCGTGCTGACCGGGACCGACCGCGTCGTGCCCTACTTCGACCTGTCCTTCCAGCACGCCGCCGAGCCGGTGCTGCGCCGCATGCGCCGTTTCGGCTCACGGGGCGCCTTCATCGATCTCCTCGATCGGATCCGTGCCGAAGCCCCCGAGGCGGGGGCGCGTTCGAACTTCATCGTCGGGTTCCCCGGGGAGACCGAGGAAGACCTCGACGAGCTGACGCGCTTCCTCACCGAGGCCCGGCTCGACGCCATCGGCGTCTTCGGCTACTCCGACGAGGAGGGCACCGAAGCGGCGGGATACGACGGCAAGTTGCCCGACGAGGAGGTCGCCCGGCGGCTCGACCGGGTCTCCCGTCTCGCCGAAGAGCTGACCGCGCAGCGGGCGGAGGAACGCGTCGGCAGCGAAGTCACCGTGCTGGTCGAGGAGATCGTCGGCGTCGACGACGACGGCCTGGTGACCGCCGAGGGCCGCGCCGCGCACCAGGCCCCCGAGATCGACGGGCTGACGGTGCTGCACGGCCGCGACCTCGCGGTCGGGACGTTCGTGCGCGCCCGCGTCGTCGGCAGCGAAGGCGTCGACCTGTACGCCGAGGAGCTGGAGGCTTCCGTGCCCGGGCCCGTCGCGGGCGCCCGCGACCGCACCGCCGCCGCGTCGTCGGGGCCCGCGCGGTGA
- the pgsA gene encoding CDP-diacylglycerol--glycerol-3-phosphate 3-phosphatidyltransferase: MRTAAANHPPKPDRLGDPTTSVSIWNAANILTMLRIAIVPLFVYLLVQDGGHDPVWRAYAWAAFAVASISDRFDGMLARRHGLVTDFGKLVDPIADKALMGAALIGLSALGDLPWWVTGVVLFREIGITLMRFWVIKRGVIPASRGGKLKTLLQGTAIGMYVLVMTGPLASFRAWVMAVAVIATVVTGVDYVVKALRGGRDTADGADEEGGAPVTADAAHDPADTGRAG, from the coding sequence GTGCGCACCGCCGCCGCCAACCACCCGCCCAAGCCCGACCGGCTCGGCGACCCCACCACCTCGGTCAGCATCTGGAACGCCGCCAACATACTGACGATGCTGCGGATCGCCATCGTCCCGCTGTTCGTCTACCTGCTGGTCCAGGACGGCGGGCACGACCCGGTGTGGCGGGCGTACGCGTGGGCGGCGTTCGCGGTCGCCAGCATCAGCGACCGGTTCGACGGCATGCTGGCGCGCCGCCACGGCCTCGTCACCGACTTCGGCAAACTCGTCGACCCGATCGCCGACAAGGCGCTCATGGGCGCCGCACTGATCGGACTGTCGGCGCTCGGTGACCTTCCGTGGTGGGTGACGGGCGTCGTCCTCTTCCGGGAGATCGGCATCACGCTGATGCGCTTCTGGGTGATCAAACGCGGCGTGATTCCGGCCAGCCGCGGGGGCAAGCTCAAGACACTGCTGCAAGGCACCGCGATCGGGATGTACGTCCTGGTCATGACCGGGCCGCTCGCGTCGTTCCGGGCGTGGGTCATGGCCGTCGCGGTGATCGCCACCGTGGTCACGGGGGTGGACTACGTGGTCAAGGCCCTGCGGGGCGGCCGGGACACCGCGGACGGAGCGGACGAGGAGGGCGGGGCCCCGGTCACCGCGGACGCCGCGCACGACCCGGCCGACACGGGACGGGCCGGATAA
- a CDS encoding helix-turn-helix domain-containing protein: MILLRRLLGDVLRRQRQRQGRTLREVSSAARVSLGYLSEVERGQKEASSELLAAICEALDVRMSIVLREVSDELALAELAHTEGLTARPVLEPVGSSSSDRVPGPSSGPVSTSNQVDVVVAA; the protein is encoded by the coding sequence ATGATTCTGCTTCGTCGCCTGCTGGGTGACGTGCTGCGTCGGCAACGCCAGCGCCAGGGCCGCACCCTGCGCGAGGTGTCGTCGGCGGCCCGGGTCTCGCTCGGGTACCTCTCGGAGGTCGAGCGCGGTCAGAAGGAAGCGTCGTCCGAATTGCTCGCCGCGATTTGTGAGGCGCTGGACGTACGCATGTCGATTGTGCTCCGCGAGGTCAGCGACGAGCTGGCACTCGCCGAGCTGGCGCACACCGAAGGGCTCACGGCGCGTCCGGTGCTGGAGCCGGTCGGCTCGTCGTCGTCCGACCGGGTGCCGGGTCCGTCGTCCGGGCCGGTTTCCACGTCGAACCAGGTGGATGTGGTCGTCGCCGCGTGA
- a CDS encoding CinA family nicotinamide mononucleotide deamidase-related protein yields MNTNASRLGRLLTDAGMRVVGVSTVGDGLDELVGVLRIAVDRADAVLVTGGLGPTSDDRTREALARVAGVGLHRDEAVVQWLRERYASMGHELNGLGLQQADVPEGGRVLPNDRGSAPGLGIDIRGTAVYATPGVPHEMAAMVGDQVLPDLLRRSGSPAPRAQRVLRTVGVGEGIVARCLEPLETELAQTGAVEVAYLAEPGETRVKLTSTASGGGEAVDAAALRAYELLGDCVYAEGTKTLPSVVARLLVQRGATVAAAESLTGGLLAAALVAVPGVSAAFRGSVTAYATDVKASVLGVDAALLADEGAVHPRVACEMAEGVRSLLSGTYGVATTGVAGPDPQDGRPVGEVHIAVAGPEGTVAVAARLPGDRDRIRTLTVVRALELLRRTLLGLPREHTREFPG; encoded by the coding sequence GTGAACACCAACGCGAGCCGGCTCGGACGCCTGCTCACCGACGCCGGAATGCGCGTCGTCGGCGTCTCGACCGTCGGCGACGGCCTCGACGAGCTGGTGGGCGTGCTGCGCATCGCGGTCGACCGCGCCGATGCCGTGCTGGTCACCGGCGGCCTCGGGCCGACCTCCGACGACCGCACGCGTGAAGCCCTCGCCCGGGTCGCCGGGGTCGGGCTGCACCGCGACGAGGCGGTCGTGCAATGGCTGCGCGAGCGCTACGCGAGCATGGGCCACGAGTTGAACGGCCTCGGCCTCCAGCAGGCGGACGTCCCCGAGGGCGGGCGCGTCCTCCCCAACGACCGCGGCAGCGCGCCGGGCCTGGGGATCGACATCCGCGGCACCGCCGTGTACGCGACACCGGGGGTGCCGCACGAGATGGCCGCGATGGTCGGCGACCAGGTGCTGCCCGACCTGCTGCGCCGCTCCGGATCGCCGGCGCCGCGGGCCCAGCGGGTGCTGCGCACGGTCGGCGTCGGCGAGGGCATCGTCGCGCGCTGCCTCGAACCGCTGGAGACGGAGCTGGCGCAGACCGGCGCGGTCGAGGTGGCGTACCTCGCGGAGCCGGGGGAGACGCGGGTCAAGCTGACGTCGACGGCGTCCGGCGGCGGCGAGGCGGTCGACGCGGCGGCGCTGCGGGCGTACGAACTGCTCGGCGACTGCGTCTACGCGGAAGGAACCAAGACACTTCCCTCGGTCGTTGCCCGGTTGTTGGTGCAGCGCGGTGCCACGGTGGCCGCCGCGGAGTCGCTGACCGGCGGTCTGCTCGCCGCGGCGCTGGTGGCGGTGCCGGGTGTCTCGGCGGCGTTCCGTGGCTCGGTGACCGCGTACGCGACCGATGTCAAGGCGTCGGTGCTCGGCGTCGACGCGGCTCTGCTGGCCGACGAAGGGGCCGTGCATCCGCGGGTGGCGTGCGAAATGGCCGAGGGTGTGCGGTCGCTGTTGTCGGGTACGTACGGTGTGGCCACGACCGGCGTGGCCGGCCCGGACCCGCAGGACGGGCGTCCGGTCGGTGAGGTCCACATCGCGGTCGCGGGCCCGGAGGGCACGGTGGCGGTCGCCGCCCGCCTGCCGGGCGACCGCGACAGGATCCGGACGCTGACCGTCGTGCGGGCCTTGGAACTGCTGCGGCGCACGCTTCTCGGGCTGCCGCGGGAGCACACCCGGGAATTTCCCGGCTGA
- a CDS encoding DNA translocase FtsK, whose translation MATRTSGGGARTGATAKKKAPAKKSAQPPAPPPKQGAFEKTGDIVFRLVKGIWLGLAHALGGLFRSIGHGARGLDPAHRRDGLGLALLGLSIVIAAGAWGDVNGPVGDAVDAVVAGFVGRLDVLVPFLVAALSVRVLRHPDRKDATGRVVIGSIALVAGVLGLIHIGSGTPHPSDGATAMRGGGGWVGCAFSVPFVDSLTRWAAIPLLLLVICFGLLVVTATPIAAAPGRLRAYLGFPGGEESYEDADYDGGFDDGEYGDEYGEVSEPPARPKRRRPAAADTADAVPDDPSDGPARRPRTRRRQGAAAGGPDPIDVAAAAAAALDGESSLVVPSARRRKAEKAAAEREARSAPSHSAAPPRSEQLTFAGGEVTYHLPGSDLLERGGPGKARSQANDDVVAALSLVFEQFNVDARVTGFTRGPTVTRYVVELGPAVKVERITALAKNIAYAVASPDVRIISPIPGRSAVGIEIPNTDREMVNLADVLLSDEAVGDGHPMLVALGKDVEGGFVVANLAKMPHILVAGATGAGKSSCINGLITSIMMRATPDEVRLVLVDPKRVELTAYEGIPHLITPIITNPKRAAEALQWVVREMDMRYDDLANFGFRHVDDFNRALRSGKLETPPGSERELTPYPYLLVIVDELADLMMVAPRDVEDAIVRITQLARAAGIHLVLATQRPSVDVVTGLIKANVPSRLAFATSSLADSRVILDQAGAEKLIGKGDGLFLPMGANKPIRMQGAYVTEAEIDAVVGHCKEQLRPEYREDVTGVEGPKKQIDEEIGDDLDLLCQAAELVVTSQFGSTSMLQRKLRVGFAKAGRLMDLMESRGIVGPSEGSKARDVLVKPDELDQVMTTLRGE comes from the coding sequence ATGGCCACGCGCACCTCCGGCGGAGGCGCCCGGACCGGCGCGACCGCGAAGAAGAAGGCTCCGGCCAAGAAGTCGGCTCAGCCGCCCGCGCCTCCTCCCAAGCAAGGCGCGTTCGAGAAGACCGGCGACATCGTCTTCCGCCTCGTCAAAGGCATCTGGCTCGGGCTGGCACACGCCCTCGGCGGGCTCTTCCGCAGTATCGGCCACGGTGCCCGGGGTCTCGACCCCGCGCACCGCCGCGACGGATTGGGGCTGGCCCTGCTGGGGCTCTCCATCGTCATCGCGGCCGGTGCGTGGGGGGACGTCAACGGGCCGGTCGGGGACGCGGTCGACGCGGTCGTGGCCGGATTCGTCGGCAGGCTCGACGTACTCGTCCCGTTCCTGGTCGCCGCGCTGTCGGTCCGGGTGCTGCGGCACCCCGACCGCAAGGACGCGACCGGCCGCGTCGTCATCGGCAGCATCGCCCTCGTCGCGGGGGTGCTCGGGCTGATTCACATCGGCTCGGGTACGCCCCATCCGAGCGACGGAGCCACCGCGATGCGCGGCGGCGGGGGATGGGTCGGGTGCGCGTTCTCCGTGCCGTTCGTGGACTCCCTCACGCGCTGGGCGGCCATACCGCTTCTGCTGCTGGTGATCTGCTTCGGACTGCTGGTGGTCACCGCGACGCCGATCGCCGCCGCGCCGGGCCGGCTGCGCGCGTACCTCGGCTTCCCCGGCGGCGAGGAGTCGTACGAAGACGCGGACTACGACGGCGGGTTCGACGACGGCGAATACGGCGACGAGTACGGCGAGGTGTCGGAACCGCCGGCCCGGCCGAAGCGCCGTCGCCCGGCCGCCGCGGACACCGCCGACGCCGTGCCGGACGACCCGTCCGACGGACCGGCCCGACGCCCGCGCACCCGGCGCCGCCAAGGGGCGGCGGCCGGCGGCCCGGATCCGATCGATGTCGCCGCAGCCGCGGCGGCGGCGCTCGACGGGGAGAGTTCGCTGGTCGTGCCCTCCGCGCGGCGCCGCAAGGCCGAGAAGGCCGCCGCGGAACGCGAGGCCCGGTCCGCTCCCTCGCATTCGGCGGCCCCGCCGCGCAGCGAGCAACTGACGTTCGCCGGCGGGGAGGTCACGTACCACCTGCCGGGGAGCGACCTGCTGGAGCGCGGCGGCCCGGGCAAGGCGCGCAGCCAGGCCAACGACGACGTGGTCGCGGCACTGTCGCTGGTGTTCGAGCAGTTCAACGTCGATGCCCGGGTGACGGGTTTCACGCGCGGCCCGACCGTGACGCGGTATGTCGTCGAACTCGGGCCCGCGGTCAAGGTGGAGCGCATCACCGCGCTCGCGAAGAACATCGCCTACGCGGTGGCCAGCCCGGACGTCCGGATCATCAGCCCGATCCCCGGCCGGTCCGCGGTCGGTATCGAGATCCCGAACACCGACCGCGAGATGGTCAACCTGGCGGATGTGCTGCTGTCCGACGAGGCGGTCGGGGACGGCCATCCGATGCTCGTGGCGCTCGGCAAGGACGTCGAGGGCGGGTTCGTGGTCGCGAACCTCGCCAAGATGCCGCACATTCTGGTCGCCGGCGCGACCGGTGCGGGCAAGTCCTCGTGCATCAACGGCCTGATCACGTCGATCATGATGCGGGCCACGCCGGACGAGGTGCGGCTGGTGCTGGTCGACCCGAAGCGCGTCGAACTCACCGCGTACGAAGGCATTCCGCACCTGATCACGCCGATCATCACCAACCCGAAGCGCGCCGCGGAGGCACTGCAGTGGGTCGTGCGCGAAATGGACATGCGCTACGACGACCTGGCCAACTTCGGGTTCCGGCACGTCGACGACTTCAACCGGGCGCTGCGGTCCGGCAAGTTGGAGACGCCGCCCGGCAGCGAGCGCGAACTGACGCCGTACCCCTATCTGCTGGTCATCGTCGACGAGTTGGCCGACCTGATGATGGTGGCGCCGCGGGACGTCGAGGACGCGATCGTGCGCATCACGCAGCTCGCCCGGGCCGCGGGGATCCACCTCGTGCTCGCGACGCAGCGGCCGAGCGTCGACGTGGTGACCGGTCTGATCAAGGCCAACGTCCCGTCCCGGCTGGCGTTCGCGACGAGTTCGCTCGCCGACAGCCGGGTCATCCTCGACCAGGCGGGTGCCGAGAAGCTGATCGGCAAGGGCGACGGCCTGTTCCTGCCGATGGGGGCCAACAAGCCGATCCGGATGCAGGGCGCGTATGTCACCGAGGCCGAGATCGACGCGGTGGTCGGGCACTGCAAGGAGCAGCTGCGGCCGGAATACCGCGAGGACGTCACGGGCGTCGAGGGGCCGAAGAAGCAGATCGACGAGGAGATCGGCGACGATCTGGATCTGCTGTGCCAGGCCGCGGAGTTGGTGGTCACGTCGCAGTTCGGGTCCACGTCGATGCTCCAGCGCAAGTTGCGCGTAGGCTTCGCCAAGGCGGGCCGGCTGATGGACCTCATGGAGTCGCGGGGCATCGTCGGTCCGAGCGAAGGGTCCAAGGCACGCGACGTGTTGGTCAAACCCGATGAACTCGATCAGGTAATGACAACGTTGCGTGGGGAATGA
- a CDS encoding helix-turn-helix domain-containing protein — MSIGQTLADARISAGLSVDRVSEVTRIRQTLVEAIEHDDFTGCGGDFYARGHIRSIARVVGVDADPLIAEYDETKGGTPAPSPSVIFEPERVKPERKLAPNWTAAMAAAVVVVLAFVIFQWVGGGDDNDSGNAATTTSAPPPPPNPEPAVSPPPPAAPPTQQVVAQAPDQVTVRADAVDGKSWISVTDGDGKKVFEGTVEKGAHKEWSNPEELRLVIGNAQAIHLNVNGKDIGPASTKSSVARVTFTPGNPELG, encoded by the coding sequence GTGTCCATCGGTCAGACTCTCGCCGACGCCCGCATCAGCGCGGGGCTCAGTGTCGATCGGGTGAGTGAGGTCACGCGGATCAGGCAGACCCTGGTCGAGGCGATCGAGCATGACGATTTCACCGGTTGCGGCGGCGACTTCTACGCCCGAGGCCACATCAGGTCCATCGCGCGCGTGGTCGGCGTCGACGCGGACCCGCTGATCGCGGAATACGACGAGACCAAGGGCGGCACACCCGCGCCCAGCCCCTCGGTCATCTTCGAACCAGAGCGGGTCAAACCCGAACGCAAACTCGCACCGAACTGGACGGCGGCCATGGCCGCGGCGGTCGTTGTCGTCCTCGCTTTCGTCATCTTCCAATGGGTCGGCGGCGGCGACGACAACGACAGCGGAAACGCCGCCACCACCACCAGCGCCCCGCCCCCGCCGCCGAACCCCGAACCGGCCGTTTCACCCCCGCCGCCGGCCGCGCCCCCGACGCAGCAAGTCGTCGCGCAGGCTCCCGACCAGGTGACCGTGCGCGCCGACGCGGTCGACGGCAAGAGCTGGATCAGCGTCACCGACGGCGACGGGAAGAAGGTCTTCGAGGGGACCGTCGAAAAGGGCGCGCACAAGGAGTGGAGCAACCCCGAGGAGCTGAGGCTCGTCATTGGCAACGCCCAGGCGATCCACCTCAACGTCAACGGCAAGGACATCGGTCCGGCCAGCACCAAAAGTTCCGTGGCACGTGTGACGTTCACCCCCGGCAACCCCGAACTGGGCTGA